In Stigmatopora argus isolate UIUO_Sarg chromosome 10, RoL_Sarg_1.0, whole genome shotgun sequence, the following proteins share a genomic window:
- the il12a gene encoding interleukin-12 subunit alpha → MANINLYMISCLLLTSTLHWTKVTTMPVNNQLSVEEYSKCSPIFRSLLTNINGLLKKNDIMCYGNPLKNTNVSSSAETAQACAPNTRQSSTCMAQRKTRFNETECVKSIMKDVTYYDALIQSYLQVEHRSAKEEELLNSTLKIIHNLKTCFTGLRVTRSLNSEEEGVPHMWENDSFKDRIAMCEMMRGFQIRAITINRALGYISSGDHLK, encoded by the exons ATGGCGAACATTAATTTGT ACATGATCAGCTGTTTACTCCTCACCTCCACACTGCACTGGACTAAAGTCACGACAATGCCGGTGAACAACCAGCTGAGCGTGGAAGAGTACTCAAAGTGCTCCCCCATTTTCAGGAGCCTCTTGACTAATATCAATGGACTTCTAAAGAAAAAt gACATTATGTGTTACGGCAACCCgttgaaaaacacaaatgtgAGCAGCTCGGCTGAGACAGCACAAGCCTGCGCACCTAATACACGACAG AGTTCTACCTGCATGGCCCAAAGGAAAACACGCTTCAATGag ACTGAATGTGTGAAGAGCATCATGAAGGACGTGACCTATTACGATGCCCTTATTCAGTCATACCTTCAGGTGGAACACAGAAGTGCCAAAGAAGAGGAGCTTCTAAACTCGACTTTGAAAATAATCCACAACCTGAAG ACCTGTTTCACAGGACTCAGAGTGACAAGATCGCTGAACTCTGAAGAG gagggCGTGCCCCACATGTGGGAAAACGACAGCTTTAAAGACCGAATTGCAATGTGCGAGATGATGAGAGGCTTCCAAATCAGAGCCATCACCATTAACAGAGCATTGGGCTATATCTCCTCGGGGGACCATCTGAAGTaa